In a genomic window of Desulfonispora thiosulfatigenes DSM 11270:
- a CDS encoding aminopeptidase: protein MSKSNDLTMKNEVAWDKYSEEDLQKVFSLSERYKEFMSKCKTERECVTEFVRLAKARGYKNLDEIIKNGEKLKAGDKVYANNMGKTLAMFVIGKEPLEKGLKILGAHVDSPRLDLKQNPLYEDADLALFDTHYYGGVKKYQWVTLPLAIHGVVAKKDGTVVEIVIGEDDNDPVVGVSDLLIHLATDQLGKKGNKVIEGEDLNVLIGSIPIKDKETKDRVKKNILQILNEKYGIDESDFISAELEIVPAGKARDYGLDKSMVMAYGHDDRICSYTSYEALVQIEEIDKTCVALFVDKEEIGSVGATGMQSKFFENAVAEVMDRVGDYSELKLRRCLANSKMLSSDVSAAFDPNYPSVMEKKNAAFFGRGIVFNKYTGSRGKSGSNDANAEYMAEIRQMMDKHNVTWQTAELGKVDQGGGGTIAYILAQYNMEVIDCGVALHNMHAPWEVASKADIYETTRGYHAFLIEA from the coding sequence ATGAGTAAAAGCAATGATTTGACGATGAAAAATGAAGTAGCATGGGATAAATATTCTGAGGAAGACTTACAAAAGGTTTTTAGTTTAAGTGAGAGATATAAAGAATTTATGTCTAAATGTAAAACTGAAAGGGAATGTGTGACAGAATTTGTTCGACTTGCAAAAGCAAGAGGATATAAAAATTTAGATGAAATAATAAAAAATGGAGAAAAATTAAAAGCTGGTGATAAGGTTTATGCAAATAATATGGGCAAAACTTTAGCTATGTTTGTTATTGGAAAGGAGCCTTTAGAAAAGGGTCTTAAAATTTTAGGCGCCCATGTAGATTCACCAAGACTTGATTTAAAACAAAATCCCTTATATGAAGATGCTGATTTAGCTTTATTTGATACTCATTATTATGGAGGAGTAAAAAAATATCAGTGGGTAACCTTACCTTTAGCTATTCACGGTGTAGTTGCTAAAAAGGATGGCACTGTTGTAGAAATTGTTATTGGAGAAGATGATAATGATCCGGTTGTAGGCGTATCAGATCTATTGATTCATTTAGCAACTGATCAATTAGGTAAAAAAGGTAACAAGGTCATTGAAGGGGAAGATTTAAATGTTTTAATAGGAAGTATTCCAATTAAAGATAAAGAAACAAAAGATAGAGTTAAGAAAAATATTTTACAGATTTTAAATGAAAAATATGGTATAGATGAAAGTGATTTTATCTCTGCTGAGCTAGAAATAGTACCAGCAGGAAAGGCAAGAGATTATGGTTTAGATAAAAGTATGGTTATGGCTTATGGTCATGATGATAGAATTTGTTCATATACCTCTTATGAAGCCTTGGTACAAATAGAAGAAATAGATAAAACATGTGTAGCCTTATTTGTCGATAAGGAGGAAATAGGTAGTGTCGGTGCAACTGGAATGCAATCAAAGTTCTTTGAAAATGCAGTAGCAGAAGTAATGGATAGAGTAGGAGATTATAGTGAACTAAAATTAAGAAGATGCTTAGCTAATTCTAAAATGCTATCTTCAGACGTTAGTGCTGCATTTGACCCTAATTATCCATCTGTAATGGAAAAGAAAAATGCAGCATTTTTTGGAAGAGGAATAGTATTTAATAAATATACAGGTTCAAGAGGAAAATCGGGATCAAATGATGCTAACGCAGAGTACATGGCCGAAATAAGACAAATGATGGATAAACATAATGTTACTTGGCAAACTGCTGAGCTTGGTAAAGTTGATCAAGGCGGCGGAGGGACTATAGCCTATATTTTAGCTCAATATAATATGGAGGTTATAGATTGTGGAGTTGCTTTACATAATATGCATGCTCCATGGGAGGTAGCAAGTAAGGCAGATATTTATGAAACCACTAGAGGCTATCATGCTTTTTTAATAGAAGCCTAG